One Yoonia sp. BS5-3 genomic window carries:
- a CDS encoding TfoX/Sxy family protein, which yields MAALTTIRNIGPSFAAALQGVGIKTAEELRDIGADAAYARILESGAKPHFIGYYVLHMALQGRPWNDCKGDEKKALRKSFDKIKAQSFDQDLSEFEAILDRIGVGKRMDKS from the coding sequence ATGGCAGCGCTGACGACAATCAGGAACATCGGACCGTCCTTTGCGGCGGCCCTTCAGGGCGTTGGCATCAAGACGGCGGAAGAATTGCGCGACATCGGCGCCGATGCGGCCTATGCGCGGATCCTTGAAAGCGGCGCAAAGCCGCATTTCATCGGCTATTACGTGCTACATATGGCGCTGCAAGGGCGGCCATGGAATGATTGCAAGGGCGACGAAAAGAAAGCCCTGCGTAAATCATTCGATAAGATTAAAGCGCAAAGCTTTGATCAGGATCTCTCAGAATTCGAAGCGATCCTGGACAGGATCGGCGTTGGAAAGCGGATGGATAAATCCTGA
- a CDS encoding alpha/beta fold hydrolase: MNMHVEIGFQKRLIHSGGHKLRGRLYRPTNAPRAVAVLHGATGVPQRYYADFATWLAATQDIACLTYDYRDFGASARGPMKASRATMADWGVHDQQAARDHLRTSFPGAPLWVIGHSLGGFMLPFQKDLDQIDRVITIASGPAHVMGHPFPYRFYAGAYWYLVGPVATALAGYMPGRKLRFGNDIPAGVFWQWRRWCTRRGFFASEIGDGLPMPDWQGVKAPLKVVAIKDDVLIPPKSVWDVMPFYPAAPTTQLLIDPPTYGLNKIGHIAPFSARNRLIWPDLIKEC; encoded by the coding sequence ATGAACATGCATGTTGAAATAGGCTTTCAAAAACGGCTGATCCATTCGGGTGGCCATAAACTGCGAGGAAGGCTTTACCGGCCGACCAACGCCCCGCGGGCGGTTGCGGTTCTGCATGGCGCCACCGGCGTGCCGCAGCGCTATTACGCAGATTTCGCCACGTGGCTTGCCGCCACGCAGGACATCGCCTGCCTGACCTATGATTACCGCGATTTTGGTGCCTCAGCACGTGGGCCGATGAAAGCATCCCGCGCCACCATGGCCGATTGGGGCGTGCATGACCAGCAGGCGGCCCGTGATCATCTGCGCACCAGTTTTCCCGGTGCGCCCCTATGGGTTATTGGCCATTCGCTGGGGGGTTTTATGCTGCCTTTTCAAAAGGATCTTGATCAGATCGATCGGGTGATCACCATTGCCTCGGGGCCTGCCCATGTGATGGGCCATCCTTTTCCTTACAGGTTTTATGCGGGTGCTTATTGGTATCTGGTTGGGCCCGTTGCCACGGCTTTGGCCGGGTATATGCCGGGCCGGAAGCTGCGCTTTGGCAATGATATCCCGGCGGGCGTCTTTTGGCAGTGGCGACGCTGGTGCACACGGCGGGGTTTTTTCGCCTCTGAGATTGGGGACGGCTTGCCTATGCCCGACTGGCAAGGGGTGAAAGCGCCCCTGAAAGTTGTGGCGATCAAGGACGATGTCTTGATCCCGCCAAAATCGGTCTGGGATGTGATGCCGTTTTATCCGGCGGCCCCGACCACACAATTACTGATCGATCCGCCGACATATGGCCTAAACAAGATTGGCCATATCGCCCCATTTTCAGCCCGCAACCGTTTGATTTGGCCGGATTTGATCAAAGAGTGCTAA
- a CDS encoding DNA polymerase III subunit chi, which translates to MGSAYFYHLTDSPLEATLPMLIGKARGAGWRVLVRGPDPALLKRLDDILWQGPEDGFTPHGMAGGPHDADQPVLLGDAVPADGFACIMSVGGAEVSPDEVTAADRVCILFDGHDGAALQHARGQWKALTEAGCSAQYWAQEGGRWMKKAEK; encoded by the coding sequence TTGGGCAGCGCCTATTTTTATCATCTGACGGACAGCCCGCTCGAGGCGACCTTGCCGATGTTGATTGGCAAGGCGCGCGGGGCGGGCTGGCGTGTCTTGGTGCGCGGCCCGGACCCAGCCCTGCTGAAGCGTTTGGATGACATCCTATGGCAGGGCCCCGAGGATGGGTTTACCCCGCATGGCATGGCGGGCGGCCCCCATGATGCTGATCAGCCGGTACTGCTGGGCGATGCTGTGCCCGCCGATGGTTTCGCCTGTATCATGAGTGTCGGCGGCGCAGAGGTTTCACCCGATGAGGTTACCGCTGCCGACCGTGTTTGCATTTTGTTCGACGGTCACGACGGCGCCGCTCTGCAGCATGCGCGGGGGCAGTGGAAAGCGCTGACGGAAGCGGGCTGCTCTGCGCAGTATTGGGCGCAAGAGGGTGGGCGCTGGATGAAAAAGGCTGAAAAATAA
- the ndk gene encoding nucleoside-diphosphate kinase has protein sequence MAIQRTFSIIKPDATKRNLTGQIVAKFEEAGLRIVASKRIQLTLAQAQQFYGVHSERPFFGELCEFMISEPIVVQVLEGEDAIAKNREVMGATNPEDAAPGTIRKEFALSIGENSVHGSDAPETAAEEIAFFFSGLELVG, from the coding sequence ATGGCTATCCAGCGTACATTTTCGATCATCAAGCCCGACGCCACAAAGCGTAACCTGACAGGCCAAATCGTGGCCAAATTCGAAGAGGCGGGTCTGCGGATCGTGGCCTCTAAGCGTATCCAGCTGACATTGGCCCAAGCCCAGCAGTTCTACGGTGTGCACTCCGAGCGCCCATTCTTTGGCGAGCTGTGCGAATTCATGATCTCTGAGCCAATCGTGGTACAGGTTCTGGAAGGCGAAGACGCGATTGCGAAGAACCGCGAAGTCATGGGCGCCACCAACCCAGAAGACGCAGCCCCCGGCACGATCCGCAAGGAATTCGCGCTGTCCATCGGCGAAAACTCGGTTCACGGGTCGGATGCGCCAGAGACAGCTGCCGAAGAAATCGCTTTCTTCTTCTCCGGGCTTGAGCTGGTTGGCTAA
- a CDS encoding Hint domain-containing protein has protein sequence MTDFEIFSGGSTTYTDTTPNGGVVIDFAVLDNSFSVQVNGVDLFVGGPTGAENELQFQTPGTSGQTVRFADGDIYGTDTPQIWQLENSDGSPVVKIEINPDGTIALYGVKADDGTLVPLELVNGLSVNTAAIAAAWDDTGSNTIVIDQIVTGPTVAAGEIIDVPCFASGTLIETAQGHVRVENLSTGDKVLTHDQGYHPIRWIGSCYVSGVQLADQPRLRPILIRADALGAGYPKHDLIVSPQHRVLVSSAIAMRMFGRKEVLVPAKKLLPLDGITALDDMPNGVTYWHVLFDDHQVIWSNGAPTESLFTGPEALKALSHHARQEIETLFPEICKPDFEPVSAHYIPLTGKRVKKLVTRHQMNNKPLYDVTHQG, from the coding sequence ATGACAGATTTTGAAATTTTCAGCGGTGGGTCAACGACATATACCGACACCACGCCCAATGGCGGTGTCGTTATCGATTTTGCAGTGCTCGACAACAGCTTTAGCGTTCAAGTCAATGGTGTCGACCTGTTCGTCGGCGGACCGACGGGGGCCGAAAACGAACTTCAGTTTCAAACCCCCGGTACAAGCGGACAGACCGTTCGCTTTGCAGATGGGGACATCTACGGGACCGACACACCGCAAATCTGGCAACTGGAAAACAGCGACGGCTCGCCCGTTGTCAAGATTGAGATTAACCCCGATGGAACGATCGCACTTTATGGCGTGAAGGCAGATGACGGCACGCTGGTTCCGCTTGAGCTGGTCAACGGGCTGAGCGTCAACACCGCCGCGATTGCCGCAGCCTGGGACGACACCGGGTCAAACACGATTGTGATCGATCAGATCGTCACAGGGCCCACGGTCGCGGCTGGCGAAATCATCGATGTGCCTTGTTTTGCATCCGGAACGCTTATCGAAACCGCCCAAGGGCATGTCCGGGTTGAAAACCTTAGCACCGGGGACAAAGTCCTGACCCATGATCAGGGCTATCATCCCATCAGGTGGATTGGGTCCTGTTACGTCAGCGGGGTACAGCTGGCTGACCAGCCCCGTCTGCGGCCTATCCTTATCCGTGCTGATGCGCTTGGCGCCGGTTACCCAAAGCATGATCTGATCGTCTCGCCACAACATCGCGTTTTGGTATCTTCTGCCATTGCAATGCGCATGTTTGGCCGCAAAGAGGTTTTGGTCCCCGCTAAAAAGCTATTGCCTTTGGATGGTATTACCGCGCTTGATGACATGCCAAACGGGGTCACCTATTGGCATGTGTTGTTTGATGATCACCAGGTCATCTGGTCTAACGGCGCGCCAACTGAAAGCCTCTTTACAGGTCCGGAGGCTCTCAAAGCGCTATCCCATCACGCACGGCAAGAGATTGAGACGCTCTTTCCCGAAATCTGCAAACCTGATTTCGAACCAGTGTCGGCCCACTATATTCCACTAACGGGCAAACGAGTGAAAAAGCTCGTCACGCGACATCAGATGAACAACAAACCCCTTTATGACGTCACACACCAAGGCTAG
- a CDS encoding TetR/AcrR family transcriptional regulator — protein sequence MTSTRIKLAIEAGYLFQKKGYNGVGLSEILRKAGVPKGSLYHHFPNGKADLALAAADLASAEVLRIINASFDGAADYRDGVTTFCHKLAKYFDIHEGNVGCPVSATLLGGQDDDAFRDALDSIFTGWMAQIAAHAVRFGQSETQANHSARRLFLSLEGSWTLARARRDSDIMRALPDLVC from the coding sequence ATGACATCGACGCGGATCAAACTGGCCATCGAGGCAGGCTATCTTTTTCAGAAAAAGGGCTATAACGGGGTCGGCCTGTCCGAAATCCTGCGCAAAGCCGGGGTGCCCAAAGGATCGCTTTATCATCACTTTCCAAATGGAAAGGCAGATCTGGCTTTGGCCGCCGCCGATTTGGCATCGGCTGAGGTTTTGCGCATCATCAATGCCTCTTTTGACGGGGCAGCTGACTACCGGGACGGTGTGACGACCTTTTGCCATAAGCTGGCCAAGTATTTCGACATCCATGAGGGCAATGTCGGCTGCCCCGTCTCGGCCACCTTGCTGGGTGGGCAGGACGATGATGCCTTCCGGGATGCACTTGACAGCATTTTCACGGGCTGGATGGCACAGATCGCCGCGCATGCGGTGCGTTTCGGCCAGTCCGAGACCCAGGCAAATCACAGCGCCCGGCGTCTCTTCTTGTCGCTGGAAGGGTCATGGACCTTGGCACGGGCGCGGCGGGATTCAGATATCATGCGCGCCCTGCCCGATCTGGTCTGTTGA
- a CDS encoding GNAT family N-acetyltransferase: protein MDLGTGAAGFRYHARPARSGLLIPKGGIIRRARPADADALAQLHVDIWRETYRNIAPAAAYQALDKPARLPYWRNALNAKDADIGALVALEDSRIIGVASFAPATHPAMNGGYEIKHFYIDRTARRTGLGKRLLRATFAEIGKSRVSLAVVTQNMAARQFYKAMGGIEAGTFTDPGPLWQSSNVIVTWDLRNE, encoded by the coding sequence ATGGACCTTGGCACGGGCGCGGCGGGATTCAGATATCATGCGCGCCCTGCCCGATCTGGTCTGTTGATCCCCAAAGGTGGCATCATCCGGCGTGCCCGGCCCGCTGATGCAGATGCGCTTGCGCAGCTGCATGTCGACATCTGGCGGGAAACCTATCGCAATATCGCACCCGCCGCCGCCTATCAGGCTTTGGACAAACCGGCCCGCCTGCCCTATTGGCGCAATGCGTTGAACGCAAAAGATGCTGATATCGGCGCGCTTGTCGCATTGGAGGACAGCAGGATTATCGGCGTTGCCAGCTTTGCGCCCGCCACCCATCCAGCCATGAATGGGGGGTATGAAATCAAACATTTTTACATCGACCGCACCGCCCGGCGCACCGGGCTTGGCAAGCGGCTCTTGCGGGCGACATTCGCTGAAATCGGCAAAAGCCGGGTTTCTTTGGCCGTCGTGACCCAGAACATGGCCGCACGGCAGTTCTACAAGGCAATGGGTGGTATTGAGGCGGGTACGTTCACCGACCCCGGGCCACTGTGGCAATCGTCAAACGTCATTGTCACGTGGGATTTGCGAAACGAATAA
- the abc-f gene encoding ribosomal protection-like ABC-F family protein produces MLKISDITYSVEGRTLVENASVTIPAGHKVGLVGRNGSGKTTLFRVIRGEMVLDTGNVHIPKGWKIGGVSQEVPGNEVSLINTVLRADTEREALLAEAETATDPTRIAEVQTRLADIDAWSAEARAATILKGLGFTHDEQQMPCSAFSGGWRMRVALAAVLFSEPDLLLLDEPTNYLDLEGALWLEAYLVKYPHTVLIVSHDRELLNRSVGGILHLEDKGLIYYTGPYDTFAKQRAANRAVQAAAAKKQDAQRAHLQAFVDRFKAKASKAKQAQSRVKMLEKMDTIRAPEDAARTVFTFPEPEELSPPIIATEGAAVGYGETIVLRDLNLRIDQDDRIALLGRNGEGKSTLSKMLSDRLALAKGKMVTSNKLRIGFFAQHQVDELRIDETPLDHLFRERAHEGQAKLRARLAGFGLGADQADTEVGRLSGGQKARLSLLLATLPAPHLLILDEPTNHLDIESREALVEALTAYTGAVILVSHDMHLLSMVADRLWLVKDGHVKPYDEDLQAYRKMLLTPDKPAEKEKPKPVKAAKPSQETIKALRTDVRKNEERVKKINEMRDKLAKKLADPVLYEDGKAGELATWNKKYAEVMEGLERAEAMWMAALEKLEKAEKA; encoded by the coding sequence ATGCTCAAGATATCAGACATCACCTACTCCGTCGAAGGCCGCACGCTGGTCGAAAACGCCTCTGTCACGATCCCTGCCGGTCATAAGGTGGGGCTTGTGGGCCGCAATGGGTCGGGCAAGACCACGCTCTTCCGGGTGATCCGGGGCGAGATGGTGCTGGATACGGGCAATGTGCATATCCCCAAGGGCTGGAAAATCGGCGGCGTCAGCCAAGAGGTCCCCGGCAATGAGGTATCCCTGATCAACACCGTCCTACGCGCCGATACCGAACGCGAGGCGCTGCTGGCCGAGGCTGAAACCGCCACCGACCCCACCCGCATCGCCGAGGTACAAACACGGCTGGCCGATATTGATGCATGGTCCGCCGAGGCCCGCGCCGCCACGATCCTCAAGGGCCTCGGCTTCACCCACGACGAACAGCAAATGCCCTGCTCTGCCTTCTCGGGCGGTTGGCGGATGCGGGTTGCGCTGGCCGCCGTGCTGTTTTCGGAACCTGACCTGCTGCTGCTGGACGAACCGACCAACTATCTGGACCTGGAAGGCGCGCTTTGGCTTGAGGCGTATCTGGTCAAATACCCCCACACGGTGCTGATCGTCAGCCACGACAGGGAATTGTTGAACCGGTCCGTGGGCGGCATCCTGCATCTCGAAGACAAGGGACTGATCTACTACACAGGCCCCTACGACACATTCGCTAAACAGCGGGCGGCGAACCGGGCGGTGCAAGCGGCCGCGGCCAAGAAACAAGACGCGCAGCGCGCGCATCTGCAGGCTTTCGTGGACCGGTTCAAAGCCAAGGCATCCAAGGCGAAACAGGCGCAATCCCGCGTCAAAATGCTCGAAAAGATGGACACAATCCGCGCGCCCGAAGACGCGGCCCGCACGGTCTTTACCTTCCCCGAGCCCGAGGAGCTTTCGCCCCCCATCATTGCCACCGAAGGGGCCGCTGTGGGCTACGGCGAAACCATTGTCCTGCGCGACCTGAACCTGCGGATCGACCAGGACGACCGGATTGCGCTGCTCGGGCGCAACGGCGAAGGCAAATCGACCCTGTCGAAAATGCTGTCCGACCGGTTGGCATTGGCCAAGGGCAAGATGGTCACATCCAACAAACTGCGGATCGGCTTCTTTGCGCAACATCAGGTGGATGAGCTACGGATCGACGAAACCCCGCTTGATCACCTGTTCCGGGAACGGGCCCACGAAGGCCAGGCCAAACTGCGCGCCCGACTGGCCGGTTTCGGGCTGGGGGCGGATCAAGCGGACACTGAAGTCGGGCGGCTGTCGGGTGGGCAAAAGGCACGGCTGTCACTGCTGCTGGCCACGCTCCCTGCCCCGCATCTGCTGATCTTGGACGAGCCGACAAACCACCTCGATATCGAAAGCCGCGAGGCGCTGGTTGAGGCGCTGACCGCCTACACAGGCGCGGTCATCCTGGTCAGCCACGACATGCACCTTTTGTCGATGGTGGCCGACCGGCTGTGGCTGGTCAAAGACGGGCATGTGAAACCTTATGATGAGGATTTGCAGGCCTACCGCAAAATGCTGCTGACGCCGGATAAACCGGCCGAAAAAGAGAAGCCCAAACCCGTCAAGGCAGCCAAGCCCAGCCAAGAAACGATCAAGGCGCTGCGCACGGACGTGCGCAAGAACGAAGAGCGGGTCAAGAAAATCAACGAGATGCGGGACAAACTGGCCAAAAAACTGGCCGACCCGGTGCTTTACGAAGACGGCAAAGCGGGCGAGCTTGCGACGTGGAACAAGAAATACGCCGAAGTCATGGAAGGTCTGGAAAGGGCCGAAGCGATGTGGATGGCAGCACTGGAAAAGCTGGAGAAGGCCGAAAAAGCCTGA
- a CDS encoding MarC family protein, translating to MTELPALITAFTTMFIIIDPPGLAPVFIALTQGMSPAQRRTIAIRACVISAILMIIFLFLGETVLGFIGISMDAFRIAGGILLFLTALDMLFQKRQARREENAAEGQAEHEDDPSVFPLALPLIVGPGAITTIILLAGGAKDAADFGAIAMVLLAVLLIVLLAFLAAPALERALGKTGLNIVTRVLGMLLAALAVQFVLDGLRGFGIGA from the coding sequence ATGACCGAACTCCCCGCCCTCATCACCGCCTTCACGACGATGTTCATCATCATCGACCCCCCGGGTCTTGCGCCAGTGTTCATCGCCCTCACCCAAGGGATGAGCCCCGCGCAGCGCCGTACCATCGCGATCCGGGCCTGCGTGATCTCGGCCATTTTGATGATCATCTTCCTTTTTCTGGGCGAGACGGTCCTGGGTTTCATCGGCATTTCAATGGACGCCTTCCGGATCGCCGGGGGTATTTTGCTGTTTCTGACCGCGCTTGATATGCTGTTCCAGAAACGCCAGGCGAGACGCGAAGAAAACGCCGCCGAAGGACAAGCGGAACACGAAGACGACCCTTCGGTTTTCCCGCTTGCCCTGCCTCTGATCGTTGGACCTGGGGCAATCACCACAATCATTCTGCTTGCGGGCGGTGCCAAGGACGCTGCCGATTTCGGTGCCATTGCGATGGTGCTGCTGGCCGTCTTGCTGATTGTGCTGCTCGCCTTTCTGGCCGCCCCCGCGCTCGAGCGGGCTTTGGGCAAGACTGGGCTGAACATCGTCACCCGCGTGCTTGGCATGCTTTTGGCGGCTTTGGCGGTCCAATTCGTGCTGGATGGCCTTCGGGGTTTCGGGATCGGCGCTTAA
- a CDS encoding DUF4112 domain-containing protein: MNIEQDIDFELARLRKLAWRMDALFYIPGTKISVGFDNLIGLIPVVGDALATLPSLWMITRARKLGASPGAIAYMIFNTFVDMAIGAIPLVGDIFDVLYNANIRNYNALERSLNKKAARAKTVQTALKPVGWVKPTLIA; this comes from the coding sequence ATGAACATAGAACAGGATATTGATTTTGAACTCGCCCGCCTGCGCAAGCTGGCCTGGCGTATGGACGCGCTTTTCTACATCCCGGGCACCAAGATTTCGGTGGGGTTTGATAACTTGATCGGATTGATCCCGGTTGTGGGGGATGCGTTGGCGACGTTGCCATCGCTGTGGATGATTACACGGGCGCGCAAATTGGGCGCAAGCCCCGGCGCGATCGCCTATATGATCTTCAACACGTTTGTGGACATGGCCATAGGCGCGATTCCCCTTGTGGGGGATATTTTTGACGTGCTCTACAATGCAAATATCCGTAATTACAACGCGTTAGAGCGCAGTCTGAACAAAAAAGCCGCCCGCGCCAAAACGGTGCAGACGGCCTTAAAACCCGTAGGGTGGGTGAAACCCACGCTTATCGCTTAG
- a CDS encoding TIGR02281 family clan AA aspartic protease, whose translation MNTDQTMQFIYLVLLGAAIGGSALVAGRRDLGKTAQHAAIWALIFIGVIGAIGLWDDISRDVAARQTVMDDGSVSVPRGPDGHYYLTLTINDVPVEFVVDTGASEMVLTRRDAQRVGIDLNDLAYSGFASTANGIVTTAPVTLGTTTLGEMSDQNLPAVVNRGDMDMSLLGMTYLGLYDRIEIFNGELVLTR comes from the coding sequence ATGAATACAGACCAAACCATGCAATTCATCTACCTTGTCCTGCTTGGCGCTGCGATCGGCGGATCGGCCCTTGTGGCTGGGCGACGGGATCTTGGCAAGACGGCGCAGCACGCGGCAATCTGGGCGCTGATCTTTATCGGTGTGATCGGCGCCATTGGGCTCTGGGATGATATCAGCCGCGATGTCGCCGCCCGGCAGACCGTCATGGATGATGGCAGCGTCAGCGTGCCGCGTGGGCCCGACGGGCATTACTACCTGACCCTGACCATCAATGATGTCCCAGTTGAGTTTGTGGTCGATACCGGGGCAAGCGAGATGGTTTTGACCCGGCGCGATGCGCAGCGGGTGGGGATCGATCTTAATGATCTGGCATATTCTGGCTTCGCCTCCACCGCCAATGGGATCGTCACCACCGCCCCCGTGACATTGGGCACAACGACATTGGGCGAGATGTCAGACCAGAACCTACCGGCGGTCGTTAACCGAGGCGACATGGATATGTCCCTTTTGGGCATGACCTATTTGGGGCTTTATGACCGGATCGAAATCTTCAACGGCGAATTGGTCCTGACACGATGA
- a CDS encoding DUF1304 domain-containing protein has protein sequence MRIVSLILIALIAALHLYIAYFEMFAWETTGPRVFPTLPPDSFSQTKALAANQGIYNAFLAAGLIWSLLIRDTHWQRNIATCFLLFVFVAGIVGALTVSTQILMTQTAPATITLILLWLGRAKS, from the coding sequence ATGCGTATCGTTTCACTTATCTTGATCGCGCTCATCGCGGCCTTGCACCTCTATATCGCCTATTTTGAAATGTTCGCCTGGGAAACCACAGGCCCAAGGGTTTTCCCGACGCTTCCACCGGATTCCTTCAGCCAAACCAAGGCCTTGGCGGCCAACCAAGGCATCTATAACGCCTTCCTTGCGGCTGGGTTGATATGGTCACTGCTGATCCGCGACACCCATTGGCAACGCAACATCGCCACCTGCTTTTTGCTGTTCGTCTTTGTCGCTGGAATCGTGGGCGCGCTGACCGTCTCTACCCAGATTTTGATGACACAAACCGCCCCAGCCACGATCACGCTGATCCTGCTGTGGCTTGGCCGGGCCAAAAGCTGA
- a CDS encoding DEAD/DEAH box helicase has translation MIPTLADALAKQGYTDLTPVQQAVTDPDLEGQDLLVSAQTGSGKTVGFGLAIGPTILAEGGTFGPAGRPHALIIAPTRELALQVKRELQWLYAAAGATLASCVGGMDFRDERRSLERGAHIVVATPGRLRDHIMRGTIDLSDIKAVVLDEADEMLDLGFREDLEFILEQAPEERRTLLFSATVPPMIATLAKSYQKDAVRIATTSKEKQHADIEYHALSVANHDIDAAVINLLRFYDAPNAIVFCNTRASVTRLTTRLSNRGFSVVALSGELTQSERSNALQAMRDGRAKVCVATDVAARGIDLPNLELVVHAELPTNAETLLHRSGRTGRAGRKGVSALIAPAKMKRRAENLLKWGKLTATWGTPPTAEQIKSKDEERLLTDPVWAEEFTEDETAFAQRLLADHSPEKIAAAYLRLYAGKQSAPEHISDYKDGPQSKERKPRETKSFGPSKWFSVDVGREGKAEARWLLPMICKAGGITKNEIGAIRIQPNETFVEIAEPAVAGFLKSVGGAMTLENQAKLTALDGPPQLGARGPRKTKRDYDNGPRRDDGGKPRHGGKPKKHAPRDQTPPPPSAQQDLAPVQPIDGAADDPKARKPRGKPARKDHGEALREKRQKPPFKGKSDGKKPRSTGKSDFNSDTKPRKPRAGKPQGKPANSAKDTSKRFTPPGGKSKPRKGLGKGGNAAPRRGKG, from the coding sequence ATGATCCCGACCCTCGCCGATGCCCTCGCCAAACAAGGCTATACCGATCTCACACCCGTCCAGCAGGCTGTGACCGACCCCGATCTTGAGGGGCAGGATCTTCTAGTATCGGCGCAAACAGGATCCGGTAAAACGGTTGGGTTCGGTCTGGCCATCGGCCCGACCATCCTGGCCGAAGGTGGCACATTTGGACCCGCAGGCCGCCCGCACGCGCTGATCATCGCGCCCACACGGGAACTGGCGCTGCAGGTCAAACGAGAATTGCAATGGCTCTACGCTGCTGCAGGCGCGACGCTTGCTTCTTGCGTGGGCGGGATGGACTTTCGCGATGAACGGCGCAGCCTGGAACGCGGCGCGCATATCGTTGTGGCCACACCGGGGCGGCTGCGCGATCACATCATGCGCGGCACTATTGACCTGAGCGATATCAAAGCGGTGGTTCTGGATGAGGCCGATGAGATGCTGGACCTGGGCTTTCGCGAGGACCTGGAATTCATCCTGGAACAGGCCCCTGAAGAGCGGCGCACACTGCTATTCTCGGCCACGGTACCGCCGATGATCGCGACTTTGGCAAAGTCCTATCAAAAGGATGCAGTGCGCATCGCAACCACCAGTAAAGAAAAGCAACATGCCGATATCGAATACCATGCGCTTAGCGTGGCCAATCACGATATCGACGCCGCTGTCATCAATCTTTTGCGGTTTTATGATGCGCCCAATGCCATCGTCTTTTGCAATACGCGCGCATCTGTCACGCGGCTGACAACCCGGCTGTCGAACCGGGGTTTCTCGGTTGTGGCACTATCGGGCGAGCTGACACAGTCTGAACGGTCAAATGCGCTGCAAGCCATGCGCGATGGGCGGGCCAAGGTTTGCGTGGCAACGGATGTGGCAGCACGCGGGATCGACCTGCCAAATCTGGAACTGGTCGTCCATGCCGAACTACCCACCAATGCCGAAACGCTGCTGCACCGGTCAGGGCGTACCGGGCGGGCTGGGCGCAAAGGGGTCTCTGCGCTTATCGCACCGGCCAAGATGAAACGGCGCGCCGAGAACCTGCTGAAATGGGGCAAGCTCACCGCGACCTGGGGCACCCCGCCCACCGCCGAGCAGATCAAGAGCAAAGACGAAGAGCGGCTTCTGACCGACCCGGTCTGGGCCGAGGAATTCACCGAAGACGAAACCGCTTTCGCGCAACGCCTGTTGGCTGATCACAGCCCTGAAAAGATCGCAGCGGCCTATCTGCGGCTTTATGCTGGCAAACAATCGGCCCCCGAACATATCAGCGACTATAAGGACGGCCCGCAAAGCAAAGAGCGCAAGCCGCGCGAAACAAAATCCTTTGGCCCTTCAAAATGGTTCAGCGTCGATGTGGGCCGTGAAGGCAAGGCCGAGGCGCGCTGGCTGTTGCCCATGATCTGCAAAGCGGGCGGGATCACCAAGAATGAGATCGGCGCGATCCGCATTCAGCCAAACGAAACCTTTGTGGAAATCGCCGAACCTGCGGTGGCCGGATTCCTCAAATCGGTTGGCGGGGCGATGACGCTGGAAAATCAGGCCAAGCTGACCGCGCTTGATGGCCCGCCCCAACTTGGCGCGCGCGGGCCGCGTAAAACCAAACGCGATTATGACAACGGCCCCCGGCGGGATGATGGGGGCAAGCCGCGCCATGGCGGCAAGCCGAAAAAACACGCGCCGCGTGACCAGACACCGCCGCCGCCCTCAGCGCAGCAGGATTTGGCGCCCGTCCAGCCCATTGACGGGGCTGCCGATGACCCCAAAGCACGCAAACCGCGCGGCAAACCGGCCCGCAAAGATCATGGCGAAGCGCTGCGCGAAAAGCGTCAAAAACCCCCATTCAAGGGCAAATCAGATGGCAAAAAGCCGCGCAGCACAGGTAAATCTGATTTCAATTCTGACACAAAACCGCGCAAGCCCCGGGCCGGAAAACCGCAAGGCAAGCCTGCCAATAGCGCCAAGGATACCTCAAAGCGGTTCACGCCGCCGGGCGGAAAATCGAAGCCTCGCAAGGGGTTAGGCAAGGGTGGCAATGCTGCACCGCGGCGCGGGAAAGGCTAA